One genomic window of Apus apus isolate bApuApu2 chromosome 9, bApuApu2.pri.cur, whole genome shotgun sequence includes the following:
- the CDHR4 gene encoding cadherin-related family member 4, which yields MDMHGHLAFLLLLLRFHAPGTFVRATALLDMPRVVALSEDTEPGTRVAEVTVSCSNASGSPNVTLRGTEPGHPFNPIAISVDPTAAATFRAEVTLRADAELDARRVNQYTLTLWAACPGEEEVEEQLFVRVTVGQVLRCDSPFASTEGDMVRVSADVAPRTPLYAVLPQPLGGLTFQLKNHDTPLTLTRRGLVLAPARGFNPSKDTQTFRLEIDVTDHHGHNCSGTLRVEVLPSRRPRVTFLEPQLAVTVPEGTRPLEVVTQVQASGENVRYAILAPVAPALFTIDELTGEIRSTRRLEVAHALLRVRAYNALHPADHATTTINVTVQGTDQRAPICTPAISVSQVPETVSLGSTLVTLRCTDPAGTEGELHYALEAPLASRSHFCMEGPQLQVNTTLDYDSEDASLVGFQFTVTIVVTAGGQPPRSTHVPVLVTVTPVNEFTPACPNGATFTVPETAAFGSSVGFVAGTDRDYPPNSLEYSLEGGTGPTQPFSIDTHTGEIHVVGPLDSQQHKSYRLTVRLTDTHNDLNPAMRRSRLCDVTVRLQAVLDRAPVCTPEVQELWVTARLGGRQPVTRLACQGSPEGTALTYTIVGGNEDGHFQLQGNTLFYLSDDLPETRTFVLLVEVWGRPSVPRRSTMMALVVHIIPWSTTVPPSTTTWHTTLRKEPLVVTRTEVAWHPPAWFVAVLTISAALLLATLGCLAWSLLLNNRDPGKLLLSKSSWDVAEQRGDKEEQVCSHPSSLGQFDGRAQDPRTGRDYLFSSVTGARRWI from the exons ATGGACATGCACGGACACCtcgccttcctcctcctcctcctccgcttCCATGCCCCAG GGACTTTCGTCAGAGCGACAG CCCTGCTTGACATGCCTCGTGTGGTGGCCCTGAGCGAGGACACGGAGCCGGGCACCCGCGTGGCCGAGGTGACCGTGTCCTGCAGCAATGCCAGTGGCAGCCCCAACGTCACCCTGCGTGGTACGGAGCCCGGCCACCCCTTCAACCCCATTGCCATCAGTGTTGACCCCACGGCTGCTGCCACGTTTCGGGCAGAG GTGACACTGCGTGCTGATGCGGAGCTCGATGCCCGCCGGGTGAACCAGTACACCCTGACTTTGTGGGCTGCCTGTCCCGgtgaggaggaggtggaagagCAGCTCTTTGTTCGGGTGACAGTGGGGCAGGTGCTGCGCTGTGACAGCCCCTTTGCCAGCACGG AGGGAGACATGGTACGGGTGTCAGCTGATGTGGCACCCAGGACACCCCTGTACGCGGTGCTGCCACAGCCACTCGGCGGGCTGACG TTCCAGCTCAAAAACCATGACACACCGCTCACGCTCACCCGCCGGGGCCTGGTGCTGGCGCCTGCCAGGGGCTTCAACCCCAGCAAGGACACCCAG ACATTCAGGCTGGAGATCGACGTGACAGACCACCACGGGCACAACTGCAGTGGGACCTTGAGGGTAGAGGTGCTGCCATCACGCCGTCCCCGTGTCACCTTCCT TGAGCCACAGCTGGCTGTGACAGTGCCAGAGGGCACCAGACCCTTGGAGGTGGTCACACAGGTCCAGGCCAGTGGGGAAAATGTCCGCTATGCCATCCTCGCTCCTGTGGCACCTGCACTTTTCACCATTGATGAGT TGACAGGTGAGATCCGCAGCACCCGCCGGCTGGAGGTGGCCCATGCACTCCTCCGTGTCCGCGCTTACAACGCGCTGCACCCTGCTGACCACGCCACCACCACCATCAATGTCACCGTGCAGGGGACAGACCAGCGGGCACCCATCTGCACCCCAGCCATCTCTGT GTCCCAGGTGCCTGAGACAGTGTCCCTTGGCAGCACCCTGGTGACACTGAGGTGCACTGACCCTGCTGGCACTGAGGGGGAGCTGCACTATGCCCTTGAGGCACCCCTTGCCTCCCGCTCCCACTTCTGCATGGAGGGGCCACAGCTGCAG GTCAACACCACCTTGGACTACGACTCGGAGGACGCATCCTTGGTGGGCTTCCAGTTCACAGTCACCATCGTGGTGACAGCAGGAGGGCAGCCCCCGCGGAGCA CTCATGTGCCTGTGCTCGTGACGGTGACGCCTGTCAATGAGTTCACACCAGCCTGCCCTAACGGTGCCACCTTCACCGTGCCAGAGACGGCGGCTTTTGGCAGCTCTGTGGGGTTCGTGGCCGGCACCGACCGCGACTACCCGCCAAACAGCCTGGAGTACAGCCTGGAGGGGGGCACTGGCCCCACACAGCCCTTCTCCATCGACACACACACCG GCGAGATCCATGTGGTGGGACCCCTCGACTCCCAGCAGCACAAGAGCTACAGGCTGACAGTGCGGCTGACGGACACGCACAATGACCTGAACCCGGCAATGCGCCGGAGCCGCCTGTGTGACGTGACCGTGCGCCTGCAG gctgtgctggaccGGGCACCGGTGTGCACCCCCGaggtgcaggagctgtgggTCACGGCCAGGTTGGGCGGCCGCCAGCCTGTCACCCGCCTGGCTTGCCAGGGCAGCCCTGAGGGCACCGCCCTGACGTACACCATTGTTGGAG GCAACGAGGATGGGCACTTTCAGCTGCAGGGGAACACCCTCTTCTACCTCTCTGATGACCTGCCTGAGACTCGTACCTTCGTGCTGCTGGTGGAGGTGTGGGGCCGCCCCAGTGTCCCCCGCCGCAGCACCATGATGGCGCTAGTGGTGCACATCATCCCCTGGAGCACCACGGTGCCACCCAGCACTACCACCTGGCACACG ACCCTGCGGAAGGAGCCACTGGTGGTCACTCGTACAGAGGTGGCGTGGCACCCACCAGCCTGGTTTGTGGCCGTGCTGACCATCTCcgctgccctgctgctggccaccctGGGATGCCTGGCTTGGAGCCTGCTGCTCAA CAACAGAGACCCTGGCAAGCTGCTCCTGAGCAAGAG ctcctgggatgtggcagagcagaggggtgaCAAGGAGGAGCAGGTCTGttcccaccccagcagcctg GGGCAGTTCGACGGCCGTGCCCAGGACCCCC GCACCGGCAGGGACTATCTCTTCAGCAGCGTGACCGGGGCACGGCGCTGGATCTGA